A portion of the Punica granatum isolate Tunisia-2019 chromosome 7, ASM765513v2, whole genome shotgun sequence genome contains these proteins:
- the LOC116215056 gene encoding histone H3.3 — protein MARTKQTARKSTGGKAPRKQLATKAARKSAPTTGGVKKPHRYRPGTVALREIRKYQKSTELLIRKLPFQRLVREIAQDFKTDLRFQSHAVLALQEAAEAYLVGLFEDTNLCAIHAKRVTIMPKDIQLARRIRGERA, from the exons ATGGCCCGTACGAAGCAGACcgctcgcaagtccaccggagGCAAGGCCCCCCGGAAGCAGCTCGCCACCAAG GCTGCGAGGAAGTCGGCCCCGACGACCGGAGGAGTGAAGAAGCCCCACAGGTACAGGCCGGGGACGGTGGCGCTGCGTGAGATCAGGAAGTACCAGAAGAGCACGGAACTGCTCATCAGGAAGCTGCCGTTCCAGAGGCTGGTCCGTGAGATAGCGCAGGACTTCAAGACGGACCTGAGGTTCCAGAGCCACGCCGTGCTGGCGCTCCAGGAGGCGGCGGAAGCGTACCTCGTCGGGCTGTTCGAGGACACCAACCTGTGCGCGATCCACGCCAAGAGGGTCACCATCATGCCGAAGGACATCCAGCTCGCCAGGAGGATCCGCGGCGAGCGTGCTTAA